Below is a window of Chryseobacterium arthrosphaerae DNA.
GCCGGAGATATCACAATACCTGTTTCTTGGGAGGATCTGAAAGGTACATTAAATGCAGAATTTAAAGAAAGAATGAAAATTAAGTAAATTAATGCTTCCAGTTCAGGAAGCATTTTCTATTTTTGCGGTGATGAACAAAGTAGCTTTTATTATCAATCCCTTTTCAGCCAAAAAAAATTACCAGCCGTTTCTGAACGAGCTTAAAACCAAGGTTGAGAATCCACTGTATTATGTTTCCGAATCGATCCCGGGAACAGATGAGTTTATTCAGGCCCATTTTGAGGAAGTGGATATCTTTGTGGCTATTGGGGGAGACGGAACAATTTCTACTGTGGCTAAAAACCTGATCAATACCGATAAAATCCTGGCTATTTTCCCGGCAGGTTCAGGAAACGGATTCTCCAATGAAACCCGTTTCAGTAAAAATCTTGATGAGCTTTTAAACAAAATAAAAGCGAAAAAGTCCAGGAAGATTGATACTTTTACCGTGAATGACAGGCTTTCCATTAATGTTTCAGGAACCGGTTTCGATGGCAAAGTGGTTAAGGAGTTTGAAAAAACAAGCAGGGGATTCAAAAATTATATCAAAGTATCACTGAAGACCTTCTTCAACTATAAACCGATCAAAGTAAAGTTCTTTGATGAAAAATACCAGCAGTACAACGGCAGATACCTGATGCTGAACATCGCCAATACCCGTCAGTTTGGTAACAACGCTTATATTGCTCCCAAGGCAAGCAAAAGTGATGGTTTGGTAGACATGGTTCTGGTTAAAAAATTTCCGTTGACTTACTCGGCACTTTTCGCTTTCAGAATGTTTACCAAACGTCTGAAAGATGATGAATATGTTACTTACCTTCCGGTTTCCGAGATTTCATTCAAAGTCAATACCAAGAACTGGCATCTGGATGGAGAGTTTAATAAAATTCAGTCCCCGGTTCATGTTAAGGTGCAGCCCTCA
It encodes the following:
- a CDS encoding diacylglycerol/lipid kinase family protein, which codes for MLPVQEAFSIFAVMNKVAFIINPFSAKKNYQPFLNELKTKVENPLYYVSESIPGTDEFIQAHFEEVDIFVAIGGDGTISTVAKNLINTDKILAIFPAGSGNGFSNETRFSKNLDELLNKIKAKKSRKIDTFTVNDRLSINVSGTGFDGKVVKEFEKTSRGFKNYIKVSLKTFFNYKPIKVKFFDEKYQQYNGRYLMLNIANTRQFGNNAYIAPKASKSDGLVDMVLVKKFPLTYSALFAFRMFTKRLKDDEYVTYLPVSEISFKVNTKNWHLDGEFNKIQSPVHVKVQPSSLNILV